The following is a genomic window from Bacteroidales bacterium.
TGTTAAACCAGCAAGAGAACAATTCTAAAACTCAAAATGCAACCGGGATTTTGCTTTATCCGACAATTGAAACAGACTATAATTTGAACTTTAAATATGCTGGACATAAAATTTTGATAAGGACAGTTAACTTAAATTCAAATTGGAGAAATATTTCATCACGCTTAAAAGACATTATTGAATTTGATTCAATGCCAATTTGAAAGTATAATTTATTAGGTAATCGTTACATCACATCTTCCCAATTGGCTTATTTTTGCCCAACATTATCTCAATCCTAACTTGATATGCTACAATTTATGAAATTGTTTTTACGCTCTTTTTCATTTGTCGTCATGATGTATCTCAGCCTGGCAGCGGGTGCAACCAGCATCGAAGTTTCGGGCGACGTTTCCGGAGTGTGGAATGTTGACACCGTGAAAGTGACCGGCGACATCAACATCCGGGAGGTGGAATCATTGTACATCAATCCGGGGGTTAAAGTGATCTTCCAGGGTGATTTTATGTTTAACATCAAAGGAAGGCTGCTGGCCGTTGGCTTGCCGGATCAACTTATTTACTTTACAAAAGCTGATACAACAGGTTTCCACAACGATACCATTCCGGGTGGCGGCTGGCTTGGCATAAGATACGAGGCGCTCAATCCGGCAGTGGATTCTTCAATGTTCAGCTATTGCTGGTTTGAATATGGGAAAGCCGTTCACGAAGATTCGTTGCTCAAATACGGAGGAGCGATTTGCATCAGGGATTTCTCGAAAATAGAGATCAGCCGTTGCCATTTCACGCAAAACAAAGCCATGGACAAGGGGGGCGCCATTTACCTGAAAAATGCGGATATCCTGCTTTTGCTCAACCAGTTCAGCAATAACATTGCCGGCGGCAGTAATCAGTTGTGGGGTTATGGCGGCGCCGTTTGCACGGACGACGGCGAGCCCATCATCATGCGAAACTCATTCGTGGGCAACTTGTCCACAGGGATTGGCGGAGCGCTCGCCGTAAGGTTCACCGATTGTCCGGTTTATTTCAACACGTTCACCCAAAACCAGAGCGCCATCGGAGGGGCAATGGGAGTGTTGCATGTCCCAGTTATCCGTCATGTGATCAGTAATAACCTTGTTTACGGCAATCTCGGCTATTTTTTCGGGGGAGGTGTTTCCAACAACAATTCCAGCCCGATCTGGGTAAACAATACGATTGTGTTTAATTCCTGTATGTCGTATGGTGGTGGATTTTACTGCAAAGACTCGATTAACCCGAAGGTTTATAATACAATCATCTGGGGAAATCAGGCAGGTGTTGGTACGCAGGTTTACCTTTGGGACAGTTTTGCGCAGGCGAGTTTTTACCACTGTGATGTTCAGGAGGGATGGGAAGGCTTTGCCGGTGCAGGCAGCGGCGGAGCGTATATTGGCGAATACATCAACAACATTGATGCTGACCCCATGTTCGAAAATATTGGAGAATCCATGTTTTGGTTAACCGAAACATCACCCTGTATCAACACCGGCATGCCCGACACCACCGGGTTGATGATTCCTGAAACTGACCTCGCGGGTAGTCCGCGATTCATAGGCCAAAACATTGATATGGGGGCTTATGAATATCAGTT
Proteins encoded in this region:
- a CDS encoding T9SS type A sorting domain-containing protein; translated protein: MLQFMKLFLRSFSFVVMMYLSLAAGATSIEVSGDVSGVWNVDTVKVTGDINIREVESLYINPGVKVIFQGDFMFNIKGRLLAVGLPDQLIYFTKADTTGFHNDTIPGGGWLGIRYEALNPAVDSSMFSYCWFEYGKAVHEDSLLKYGGAICIRDFSKIEISRCHFTQNKAMDKGGAIYLKNADILLLLNQFSNNIAGGSNQLWGYGGAVCTDDGEPIIMRNSFVGNLSTGIGGALAVRFTDCPVYFNTFTQNQSAIGGAMGVLHVPVIRHVISNNLVYGNLGYFFGGGVSNNNSSPIWVNNTIVFNSCMSYGGGFYCKDSINPKVYNTIIWGNQAGVGTQVYLWDSFAQASFYHCDVQEGWEGFAGAGSGGAYIGEYINNIDADPMFENIGESMFWLTETSPCINTGMPDTTGLMIPETDLAGSPRFIGQNIDMGAYEYQFPIGIQEQAIFNDAVFYAPYPNPAAENVTFSFYLLQPAEVTLSICNTSGQIVKTFAPGILNNGKHEFSWQVDGEQGMMKPGVYTCILSVGTKTFERKVVISR